The Thermus brockianus genome window below encodes:
- a CDS encoding ABC1 kinase family protein, with product MARYGLSQLLAGGLPRSEEGWRALGRRVKQAFQELGPTYIKLGQVLVTRQELFPDPFTDELKTLLDEVPPMPFPYIALVLEEELPEGLETFNWIDPQPLASASVAQVYRAELRDGRACAVKVVRPLVDLLFQTDIGVIKRIASRVQRLLPPPIAASLDLPGILEDYYSSALSELDMRLEARNTEEGRRMAEEFATLAVPEVYLATQRVLVMEFVDGWNLKDFPVDFFTFEERLEIMLDLAHIYIKTFLEGLYHADPHGGNLMIHRHNRKCYIIDWGMMGRMDATHIEAIFRTLLHVRSGQAKDAAETIMEVYEPTAFTDRGRLRDQLRALGIHYVNTEQGSLRNWGDFLIRSIKIAFQNHCRIPSGLALWAKGWSAAEGTARWLCPEISFHHVVESADIRIIESWLKRRFNYRTNASFLAEGLEFLATFPRRVKEVLENLAWNEFRLVLEGRLAHDQERLMSRLVNRLSLGMLASGLFLGGSILLAFGGDSPHDPFIMRLAGQVGLWGGLILSGYLAYRVVRQRI from the coding sequence ATGGCCCGCTATGGATTGTCCCAGCTCCTTGCAGGGGGGCTACCGCGGTCTGAGGAAGGGTGGCGGGCACTGGGGCGTAGGGTAAAGCAGGCCTTTCAGGAGCTTGGCCCCACGTACATCAAGTTGGGACAAGTGTTGGTTACCCGGCAGGAGCTCTTTCCCGACCCATTTACGGACGAGCTTAAAACTCTCCTAGACGAGGTTCCTCCCATGCCCTTTCCCTACATTGCTTTGGTTTTGGAGGAGGAGCTCCCCGAGGGATTGGAGACGTTTAACTGGATTGATCCTCAACCCCTTGCATCGGCTTCTGTGGCTCAGGTGTATCGGGCGGAGTTGCGGGATGGCCGTGCGTGTGCGGTTAAGGTGGTACGCCCATTGGTGGACCTTTTGTTCCAAACCGACATTGGCGTGATAAAGCGCATCGCCTCCCGGGTTCAACGGCTTTTGCCTCCCCCCATCGCTGCTTCTTTGGATTTGCCCGGTATATTGGAAGATTACTATTCTAGCGCCCTGTCAGAGTTGGACATGCGTCTTGAAGCGCGCAACACCGAAGAGGGGCGCCGAATGGCGGAAGAGTTTGCCACCCTGGCTGTACCGGAAGTGTACCTGGCCACCCAACGGGTGCTCGTAATGGAGTTTGTAGACGGGTGGAACTTAAAGGATTTTCCGGTAGATTTCTTTACTTTTGAAGAGCGTCTTGAGATCATGTTGGATTTAGCCCACATTTACATAAAAACCTTCCTTGAGGGCTTGTATCACGCCGATCCCCATGGCGGGAACCTGATGATTCACCGGCATAACCGCAAGTGCTACATCATTGACTGGGGAATGATGGGTCGCATGGATGCTACGCATATAGAGGCGATTTTTCGTACGTTGCTTCATGTGCGGTCGGGTCAAGCGAAAGACGCTGCCGAAACGATCATGGAGGTTTACGAACCCACCGCCTTTACGGATCGGGGGAGGCTGCGGGATCAGCTTCGGGCTTTGGGAATCCATTACGTCAACACGGAGCAGGGAAGTTTGCGAAATTGGGGTGATTTTCTGATTCGGTCTATAAAAATTGCCTTTCAAAATCACTGCCGCATCCCTTCGGGTCTTGCCTTGTGGGCGAAAGGATGGTCTGCGGCAGAAGGTACGGCGCGCTGGCTTTGCCCGGAGATTAGCTTCCACCATGTGGTGGAGTCTGCGGACATACGGATTATAGAGAGCTGGCTTAAGCGTCGGTTCAATTATCGCACCAATGCGAGCTTTTTGGCAGAAGGATTGGAATTTTTAGCTACGTTTCCCCGAAGGGTTAAGGAGGTTCTGGAAAACTTAGCCTGGAATGAGTTTAGGTTAGTTCTTGAGGGGCGGCTAGCCCACGATCAAGAGCGTCTGATGTCCCGGTTGGTTAACCGGCTCTCGCTGGGTATGTTGGCGAGCGGTCTCTTTCTCGGGGGGTCCATTCTCCTGGCATTTGGTGGGGATTCTCCCCATGACCCCTTCATTATGCGGCTTGCAGGGCAGGTGGGGCTTTGGGGCGGCCTGATCCTTTCGGGGTACCTGGCGTATAGGGTTGTGCGGCAGCGCATTTAG
- a CDS encoding long-chain-fatty-acid--CoA ligase, with product MTRAQEKPWLKFYDPGVPWQLEYPEVPLYALLEESARKWHSKEALFFYGTRVTYGELLALAQRLAANLQHLGLQKGDRVALMLPNTPQYVMAYYGVLMAGGVVVNMSPLYTSREMRAILEDTEARFLIMIDFAFPRYLEIEAETPVEVVFTAGIQDYLPPPLNVLYLAKAKQEGIWQELPEHPKRKDFSALLQEGKPAPVEVAPDDLALLQYTGGTTGSPKGAMLTHRNLVANVYQVWSWMEAGRLRQDKLRLEEGNEVGLCAVPFFHVYGMTVALNLGIKGGGKLILVPRPEPRELVDYVEDHRVTLFPGVPTMYVGFLQVPNLAKRDVSSLKFCLSGAAPLPVEVAKHFEEVTGAKLVEGYGLTEASPVTHANPLFGKRKVGSIGLPLPGVEAKVVDAEGRELPPGEVGELVVRGPNVMKGYWRRPEETAQVLRDGWLYTGDMARMDEEGYFYIVDRKKDLIIAGGYNIYPREVEEVLYMHPGVLEAAVVGVPDPYRGETVKAFVVLKPEARGQVGEEDLEAFCRKHLAAYKVPRIWEFREELPKSLVGKVLRRVLRDEAGSGGGS from the coding sequence GCGAGCTTCTTGCCTTGGCGCAGAGGCTTGCGGCAAATTTGCAGCACTTGGGTCTTCAGAAGGGGGACCGGGTAGCATTGATGCTGCCCAATACGCCCCAGTATGTGATGGCCTACTACGGGGTGTTGATGGCAGGAGGGGTTGTCGTCAACATGAGCCCCCTCTATACATCCCGGGAGATGCGGGCGATCCTTGAGGATACAGAAGCTCGCTTCCTCATCATGATAGACTTCGCCTTTCCCCGCTACCTGGAAATTGAGGCGGAAACCCCTGTAGAGGTGGTGTTCACGGCGGGAATTCAGGATTATCTTCCTCCTCCGCTAAACGTGTTGTACTTGGCAAAGGCCAAACAGGAAGGGATCTGGCAGGAGCTACCGGAACATCCTAAGCGGAAGGATTTCAGTGCTCTTTTACAGGAAGGCAAACCCGCTCCGGTTGAGGTGGCCCCCGATGATCTGGCGCTTTTGCAATATACGGGGGGTACTACGGGATCGCCCAAAGGGGCCATGCTCACCCACAGAAATTTAGTGGCGAACGTATACCAGGTATGGTCGTGGATGGAGGCGGGGCGTCTTAGGCAGGATAAGCTCCGCCTCGAGGAGGGCAACGAGGTGGGGCTATGCGCGGTGCCCTTTTTCCATGTGTACGGGATGACAGTAGCCCTAAACCTCGGCATCAAGGGAGGGGGGAAGCTTATTCTCGTACCCCGGCCCGAACCGAGGGAGCTTGTGGACTACGTGGAGGACCATCGGGTGACGCTTTTCCCGGGAGTGCCCACGATGTATGTGGGTTTTCTTCAGGTGCCTAACCTTGCGAAGCGCGATGTGTCCTCCCTAAAGTTCTGCCTCTCTGGGGCTGCCCCCCTTCCTGTTGAGGTGGCCAAGCACTTTGAAGAGGTTACAGGGGCCAAGCTAGTGGAGGGGTATGGTTTGACGGAGGCAAGCCCCGTTACGCACGCCAATCCCCTTTTTGGGAAACGAAAGGTGGGTTCCATCGGCTTGCCTCTACCTGGGGTGGAAGCCAAGGTGGTGGACGCGGAGGGGAGGGAGTTGCCCCCTGGGGAAGTGGGCGAACTGGTGGTTCGCGGTCCAAACGTCATGAAAGGCTATTGGCGGCGCCCCGAAGAAACGGCCCAGGTGTTGCGGGATGGGTGGCTTTATACGGGGGATATGGCCCGGATGGACGAAGAGGGTTATTTCTACATCGTAGACCGCAAAAAGGACCTAATCATCGCTGGGGGCTACAACATTTATCCCAGGGAAGTGGAGGAAGTCCTCTATATGCACCCGGGTGTCTTGGAGGCTGCGGTTGTGGGGGTGCCTGATCCTTACCGGGGGGAAACGGTCAAGGCCTTCGTGGTCTTGAAGCCAGAAGCGCGTGGACAGGTTGGGGAGGAGGATTTGGAAGCATTCTGCCGCAAGCATTTGGCAGCCTACAAGGTGCCCAGAATATGGGAGTTCCGGGAGGAGTTGCCGAAGAGCTTGGTTGGAAAGGTCCTTCGGCGGGTGTTGCGGGATGAGGCCGGGAGTGGAGGTGGATCGTGA